In Malania oleifera isolate guangnan ecotype guangnan chromosome 8, ASM2987363v1, whole genome shotgun sequence, a single window of DNA contains:
- the LOC131161316 gene encoding stearoyl-[acyl-carrier-protein] 9-desaturase 6, chloroplastic-like → MHCSFSLRVPSTGTHRRITLPAPSTKPQQPPVTAVAAPPQRPRQVAHSIPPETAELFKSLDGWATQHVLPLLKPVEQSWQPQDFLPDPALPSDEFADQVRALRDRTAELPAEYFVVLAGDMITEDALPTYQSFVNRLEGVGDESGTSPDPWATWTRAWTAEENRHGDLLRAYLYLSGRVDMRMVERTVQYLIGSGMDPGTENNPYMGFVYTSFQERATFISHGNTARLANDGGDPMLARICGAIASDEKRHEHAYSRIVGKLLEVDPTGAMLAIATMMRKKITMPAYLMRDGRDPLLYDHFSAVAQRLRVYTADDYADILEVLIRRWGLETLEGLTGEGARAQEYVCGLAPRIRKLQERADDRARKMEPRWARFSWIFDKEVALH, encoded by the exons ATGCACTGCTCATTCTCTCTCCGGGTCCCCTCCACTGGTACTCATCGCCGCATCACTTTGCCGGCTCCATCTACCAAACCCCAGCAACCACCAGTCACCGCCGTGGCAGCTCCGCCTCAACGCCCCCGGCAAGTTGCCCATTCCATCCCGCCGGAGACGGCGGAGCTGTTCAAGTCGCTAGATGGGTGGGCCACCCAACACGTGCTGCCCCTCCTCAAGCCCGTGGAGCAGTCCTGGCAGCCCCAGGACTTCCTGCCGGACCCAGCACTGCCGTCCGATGAGTTCGCCGATCAGGTGCGAGCCCTGAGGGACAGGACGGCAGAGCTGCCGGCGGAGTACTTTGTGGTGCTGGCAGGCGACATGATCACGGAGGATGCGCTGCCCACGTATCAGTCGTTCGTGAACAGGCTGGAAGGGGTGGGAGATGAGAGTGGAACCAGCCCCGACCCGTGGGCGACATGGACCCGGGCATGGACTGCAGAGGAGAACCGGCATGGGGATCTGCTCCGGGCCTACCTTTACCTCTCGGGTCGGGTCGATATGCGGATGGTGGAGCGTACGGTGCAGTACCTTATTGGATCTGGCATG GACCCAGGAACCGAGAACAACCCGTATATGGGATTCGTGTACACCTCATTCCAAGAGCGCGCCACCTTTATCTCGCACGGCAACACGGCGCGGTTGGCCAACGACGGCGGGGATCCGATGCTGGCGCGCATATGCGGCGCCATCGCCTCCGACGAGAAGCGCCACGAGCACGCCTACTCTCGGATCGTCGGGAAGCTTCTGGAGGTGGATCCCACCGGCGCGATGCTCGCCATAGCCACCATGATGCGCAAGAAGATCACCATGCCCGCCTACCTGATGCGCGACGGGCGGGACCCGCTGCTCTACGACCACTTCTCGGCCGTGGCCCAGCGGCTCCGGGTGTACACGGCGGACGATTACGCCGACATCCTCGAGGTTTTGATCCGACGGTGGGGATTGGAGACGCTGGAGGGGCTGACCGGCGAAGGTGCACGTGCTCAGGAGTACGTGTGCGGGTTGGCGCCCAGGATCCGGAAGCTGCAAGAGCGGGCCGACGACCGAGCGAGGAAAATGGAGCCCCGATGGGCGAGGTTCAGCTGGATATTTGACAAGGAGGTGGCTTTGCATTAA